In one Bradyrhizobium sp. 4 genomic region, the following are encoded:
- a CDS encoding TetR/AcrR family transcriptional regulator, which translates to MTNVSSTADDILACARSLIIAGGYNGFSYADVAEVVGIRKPSIHHHFASKVDLVRTLVSRYRAEAEAGLSALERNVPDPREQLENYVAYWKACINDATAPFCVCALLASELPILPEEVALEVRAHFRSLASWLTAVMERGKRKGQLKLSGTARVEAEGFMATIHGAMLSARAYGDPKMFGVITTPLLDRLSNKH; encoded by the coding sequence ATGACCAACGTTTCCTCGACAGCCGACGACATCCTGGCGTGCGCGCGCAGCTTGATCATCGCGGGCGGCTATAACGGCTTCAGCTACGCCGACGTGGCCGAGGTGGTCGGCATCCGCAAGCCGAGCATCCACCACCATTTCGCCAGTAAGGTCGATCTGGTCCGCACCCTCGTGTCGCGCTACCGCGCCGAAGCCGAGGCGGGACTGTCCGCGCTCGAGCGCAATGTCCCTGATCCGCGCGAGCAGCTCGAAAACTATGTCGCTTACTGGAAGGCGTGCATCAATGATGCGACGGCGCCGTTCTGCGTGTGCGCGCTGCTGGCCAGCGAGCTTCCGATCCTGCCGGAGGAGGTTGCGCTCGAAGTCCGTGCGCACTTCCGCTCCTTGGCTTCCTGGCTGACGGCCGTCATGGAGCGCGGCAAACGAAAAGGGCAACTCAAACTCTCCGGCACAGCCCGCGTCGAGGCCGAAGGATTCATGGCGACCATTCACGGCGCCATGCTGTCGGCGCGTGCCTATGGCGATCCAAAGATGTTCGGTGTGATTACCACCCCGCTGCTGGACCGGCTGT
- a CDS encoding peptide deformylase codes for MTIRPIVRYPDRRLTLPARPVTAFEATLRELANDLLETMRAAPGIGITAPHIGVPLRVVVLELDAREGAQTYVNPEIEWASPEMILHREGSVSMPGVNDEVQRHARVRISYQDLDGNMHSEESDSLRAVCHQHEIDQLDGMFWIQRLSRLKRERLVKKFEKMSRG; via the coding sequence ATGACCATTCGCCCGATCGTCCGCTATCCCGACCGCCGCCTCACGTTGCCGGCCCGCCCCGTCACGGCATTCGAGGCAACGCTCCGCGAGCTTGCAAATGATCTGCTCGAGACCATGCGCGCCGCGCCCGGCATCGGCATCACGGCGCCGCATATCGGCGTGCCCTTGCGCGTCGTCGTGCTCGAGCTCGACGCTAGGGAGGGTGCGCAGACCTATGTCAATCCGGAGATCGAGTGGGCCTCACCCGAGATGATCCTGCATCGCGAAGGCAGCGTCTCGATGCCCGGTGTCAACGACGAGGTGCAGCGCCACGCCCGCGTGCGGATCAGCTATCAGGATCTCGACGGCAACATGCACAGCGAGGAGTCGGACTCCTTGCGCGCCGTCTGCCACCAGCACGAGATCGACCAGCTCGACGGGATGTTCTGGATCCAGCGGCTGTCGCGGCTGAAGCGGGAGCGGCTGGTGAAGAAGTTCGAGAAGATGTCGCGCGGGTGA